Proteins from one Natrinema salinisoli genomic window:
- a CDS encoding deoxyhypusine synthase, translated as MTDEHDHESDGGDGDGNGHHDPERDTFSHDPVGHAEVRAGMTVAELADEYGNAGVGAADLHEAVDVTEAMFDDDVTVFFGLAGAMVPTGMRAIVADLIRDGYIDVLVTTGANLTHDAIEAIGGKHHHGAAHAEGKTEREHDETLRDEGVDRIYNVYLPQEFFATFESHLREEVFPVLEEEGVVPIQRLTEELGRANAEINEREDVDEDAGIAAAAYENDVPIYCPAIQDSVLGLQAWMYSQTSDFSLDALADMTGLTDIAYDTEKAGAFVVGGGVPKNFTLQTMLVTPGAYDYAVQLTMDPKQTGGLSGATLDEARSWGKLETDADNVSVYADATITLPLVVAAARERLENQS; from the coding sequence CGGAAGTCAGAGCCGGGATGACCGTCGCCGAGCTCGCAGACGAGTACGGCAACGCGGGCGTCGGCGCGGCGGACCTCCACGAGGCCGTCGACGTGACCGAGGCGATGTTCGACGACGACGTGACCGTCTTCTTCGGCCTCGCGGGCGCGATGGTTCCCACAGGAATGCGAGCGATCGTCGCCGACCTGATTCGGGACGGCTACATCGACGTCCTGGTCACGACCGGCGCGAACCTCACCCACGACGCCATCGAGGCCATCGGCGGGAAACACCATCACGGCGCGGCCCACGCCGAGGGGAAGACCGAACGCGAACACGACGAGACGCTCCGGGACGAGGGCGTCGACCGAATCTACAACGTCTACCTCCCACAGGAGTTCTTCGCGACCTTCGAATCGCACCTGCGCGAGGAGGTCTTTCCGGTGCTCGAGGAGGAGGGCGTCGTCCCGATCCAGCGACTCACCGAGGAACTCGGCCGGGCCAACGCCGAGATCAACGAGCGCGAGGACGTCGACGAGGACGCCGGCATCGCCGCCGCGGCTTACGAGAACGACGTGCCGATCTACTGTCCCGCGATCCAGGACTCCGTGCTCGGCCTGCAGGCCTGGATGTACTCCCAGACCTCGGACTTCTCGCTGGACGCGCTGGCGGACATGACCGGCCTGACCGACATCGCCTACGACACCGAGAAGGCCGGCGCGTTCGTCGTCGGCGGCGGCGTCCCCAAGAACTTCACCCTCCAGACGATGCTCGTCACCCCCGGCGCGTACGACTACGCCGTCCAGCTGACCATGGACCCCAAACAGACCGGCGGCCTCTCCGGCGCGACGCTGGACGAAGCCCGCTCGTGGGGCAAACTCGAGACAGACGCCGACAACGTCTCCGTCTACGCCGACGCGACGATCACGCTGCCGCTCGTCGTCGCCGCGGCTCGAGAACGGCTCGAAAATCAATCCTGA